The Mycolicibacterium monacense genome contains the following window.
CGTTGTCGGACCGCAGGCGGCGCAGCGCCGAACGCAGCGCGGTGATGTCGAAGGCGTAGACGCCGGCGTTGACCTCGCGGATGGCCCGCTGCGACGGGCTGGCGTCGGCCTGTTCGACGATGCTGGTGACCTCGTTGTCCTGGGTCCGCAGGATGCGCCCGTACCCGGTCGGGTCGTCGACGGTCGTGGTCAGCACGGTGGCCGCGGCCGAACCGTGGGTGGCCAGCAGGTCGGCCATGGTGTCGGCGTCGAGCAGCGGGACGTCGCCCGCGGTCACCACGACGACCCCCGTGAAGTCCTCGGGCAGCGCCGCGAGCCCGCACTCGGCGGCGTGGCCGGTGCCGAGCTGCTGATCCTGGATCGCGACGTCGATCGGGCGGCCGAGGTCGGTGGCCAGCGCCTCGACGGCGGGGGCGATGCGTTCGCGGTCGTGTCCGAGCACCACCACCAGGTGCTGCGGGGCCACCTTCGCCACGGTGTGCAGGGCGTGCGCGAGCATGCTGCGGCCGCCGAGGGTGTGCAGCACCTTCGGGATGTCCGAGCGCATCCGGGTGCCCGCGCCCGCGGCCAGCACGAGAACTGCAGTATCGGTCGAAGAGGTCGTCGAAGAGGTCATATTGCTCCGTCGCCAGGACTCGAACCTGAACTATCTGAACCAAAATCAGAGGTGCTGCCGATTACACCACGACGGATCGATCACCTCGAGATGGTAGTCGAAGCCGATACGCTCGCCTTATGGCAGCGCCTGACAAGGAAGTGCGCGCACCCCGCGCCCGGATGACCGGCAGTGAACGGCGCCAACAGCTCGTCGAGATCGCCAAGTCGCTGTTCGCCCAGCGCGGTTACGAGGGCACTTCGATCGAGGAGATCGCGCAGCGCGCCAACGTGAGCAAACCCGTGGTCTACGAACACTTCGGCGGTAAGGAAGGGCTCTACGCCGTGGTCGTCGACCGCGAGATGTCGGCGTTGCTCGACGGCATCACCTCGTCGCTGACCAACAACCGCTCGCGGGTGCGGGTGGAGCGGGTCGCGCTCGCGCTGCTGACCTACGTCGAGGAGCGCACCGACGGCTTCCGCATCCTGATCCGGGATTCACCGGCGGCGATCACCTCGGGCACCTATTCGACCCTGCTCAACGACGCCGTCAACCAGGTCAGCTCGATCCTCGCGGGTGACTTCTCCCGCCGGGGGCTCGATCCGGAGCTGGCGCCGCTGTACGCCCAGGCCCTGGTGGGGTCGGTGTCGATGACCGCGCAGTGGTGGCTCGACACCCGTGAGCCCAAGAAAGAGGTCGTCGCCGCGCATCTGGTGAACCTGATGTGGAACGGCCTGACCCATCTGGAGGCCGACCCGCGGTTGCAGGACGAGGAGTGACTCAGTCGGCGCCGGTGCCGCTGCTGCCGTCGGCGCCGTCTTTGCCGTCCTTTCCTACCTTGGCGCCACCGTCGCCGCCGCGGCCGCCGGATCCCGACCAGCCGGTGCCGTCGCCGCCGTTCCCGCCGTTGCCGAAGCCCTTTGCGTCACCGCCGTCGCCGCCGCCGCCGATACCGTCGACGTCGCTTCCGATGCCGTCACCGCCGCGGCCGCCGTTGCCGCCGATGCTGCCGCCCGCGCCGCCGTCACCGCCGATGCCGGCGAAGGTGCCGGTTGCCTTGCCGCCGTCTCCGCCGTCGCCGATCCGCCCGCCGTCGCCCCCGTCACCGCCGACGGCGACACCGTCGTCGGAGTCCTCGGCGACGATCTCGGCGTCGCCGCCTGCGCCGCCGTTGCCGATGCCGTGGGCGTGTCCGCCCCAGCCGGCGACGGCGGTGGAGATCGCATACGCGTCGCCGCCGCGGCCGCCGTTGCCTGCGAGTCGTCCGCCGTTGCCGCCGTCACCGCCGTAGGCGACCTCGTCGTACTGTCCGCCGCGGCCGCCCGCGCCGCCATTGCCCACCAGCCCGGCGGCGCCGCCGTCGCCGCCGACGCCGTAGTCGCCGATGGCGATGCCGCCGTCGCCGCCGTTGCCGACGAGTTCTCCGCCCCGGCCGCCCTTCCCGCCGGTCCCGTAGTCGAAGCCCGTGAAGCCGCCGATGCCGCCGTTGCCGAACCAGCCGGCGTTCCCGCCGTTGCCCGCGTCGACGAATTCCGCACTGGCGATGCCGCCGTTACCGCCGTTGCCGAACAGGAGGCCACCGCGACCGCCGTCACCCGCCGCGGCGGTGGCCGTCGCCCTACCGCCGTGGCCGCCGTTGCCGATCAACCCGGCCGCGCCGCCGACGCCACCGTTGGCGCCGTCGCCGCCGTTGCCCCACAGCAGGCCGCCGCGGCCGCCGTTACAGGCCGTGCCGGTGCAGTCTCGCGCGGCGTCGACCCCGTCGCCGAACAGACCGAGGATGGGTCCGCGGGACGTGAGGGTTGTCAGGGTTGTCAGCGCGAGAGTCTGACGTCCGTGCACCCCGGGGTCGGATGCCGGCGAGCACGCGACCGTGCCGTTGCGGCAGAACACCTGCCGGTCACCCCTGAGGTGGTAGGTGCCGCCGTGCACATCCCGGTAGTCGACGCTGTTCTGATATCCCAGGACCGACAAGACGAAATTCGAGCCCTCGGCGTTGACGTGGTTCACGCGCCCGAGGTCGATCAGGACGGAGATGCCGTCTCCCTCGACCGTGGCTCGGCTGTCCGAGCTGTTGACCGTGGCGCGGCTGCCGGTTCCCGTCACGTAGGCCAGGCTGCGCTCCTCGGTCACCACGGCGACGGCCCCGTCACCGGTGGCTTCGGCGACCGACCGGTCAGCGCGCACTTCCGCCCTGGCGTTCGCCCCCTTGGCCGTCGCCCAGTTGTTGTGCGACCAATCGTCCGCCCCCGTGCCGATCGAGCTGGCCGTGGCGGTGCCCTCCTGGTGTTTGAGTTCGCCGTTGATCGAGATGGCGAGGTGGCCGGGTGTCGGAGGGGTGGCGGCGTGGGCCGCGAAGGCCGGGGTGAGACCGACCCCGAGGGCAGCGGTGAGTACCGCGATTCGACCGACCGGCGTGCGCGCCATCGTGACCTTTCGAGTGTGCACCGCCTGTGATCACGGACGGTGACGACAGACAAGCCGTCAGCGTTGCTCGTGCTGCCGGACCGGTGGCTTGGGCAATGGATCGGGCTTCGCCTGTCGTGCAGGAGCGGCTGGTGCC
Protein-coding sequences here:
- a CDS encoding TetR/AcrR family transcriptional regulator — encoded protein: MAAPDKEVRAPRARMTGSERRQQLVEIAKSLFAQRGYEGTSIEEIAQRANVSKPVVYEHFGGKEGLYAVVVDREMSALLDGITSSLTNNRSRVRVERVALALLTYVEERTDGFRILIRDSPAAITSGTYSTLLNDAVNQVSSILAGDFSRRGLDPELAPLYAQALVGSVSMTAQWWLDTREPKKEVVAAHLVNLMWNGLTHLEADPRLQDEE
- a CDS encoding PGRS repeat-containing protein gives rise to the protein MARTPVGRIAVLTAALGVGLTPAFAAHAATPPTPGHLAISINGELKHQEGTATASSIGTGADDWSHNNWATAKGANARAEVRADRSVAEATGDGAVAVVTEERSLAYVTGTGSRATVNSSDSRATVEGDGISVLIDLGRVNHVNAEGSNFVLSVLGYQNSVDYRDVHGGTYHLRGDRQVFCRNGTVACSPASDPGVHGRQTLALTTLTTLTSRGPILGLFGDGVDAARDCTGTACNGGRGGLLWGNGGDGANGGVGGAAGLIGNGGHGGRATATAAAGDGGRGGLLFGNGGNGGIASAEFVDAGNGGNAGWFGNGGIGGFTGFDYGTGGKGGRGGELVGNGGDGGIAIGDYGVGGDGGAAGLVGNGGAGGRGGQYDEVAYGGDGGNGGRLAGNGGRGGDAYAISTAVAGWGGHAHGIGNGGAGGDAEIVAEDSDDGVAVGGDGGDGGRIGDGGDGGKATGTFAGIGGDGGAGGSIGGNGGRGGDGIGSDVDGIGGGGDGGDAKGFGNGGNGGDGTGWSGSGGRGGDGGAKVGKDGKDGADGSSGTGAD